In Microbacterium sp. SLBN-146, one genomic interval encodes:
- a CDS encoding VOC family protein — protein MAVTGPDFISLQVRDLEASRAFYEQYLGLVRSPAGPPHAVVFETKPIAFAIRDLAPGVELDAVSQPGLGAAIWLHATDVQAIHDALANDGHMIVADPIDGPFGRTFTFADLDGYHITLHDRA, from the coding sequence ATGGCCGTCACCGGGCCCGACTTCATCTCCCTTCAAGTTCGCGATCTCGAGGCGTCGCGAGCGTTCTACGAGCAGTACCTTGGGCTGGTCCGTTCCCCCGCAGGGCCGCCACACGCGGTGGTCTTCGAAACGAAGCCGATCGCCTTCGCGATCCGCGACCTCGCGCCCGGCGTCGAGCTTGATGCCGTATCGCAGCCGGGTCTCGGAGCTGCCATCTGGCTGCACGCGACGGATGTCCAGGCAATTCACGACGCTCTCGCCAACGACGGGCACATGATCGTGGCTGATCCGATCGACGGCCCCTTCGGGCGCACGTTCACCTTTGCGGACCTCGACGGCTACCACATCACACTCCACGACCGTGCCTGA
- a CDS encoding MarR family winged helix-turn-helix transcriptional regulator, whose protein sequence is MSQVERGVDLETSMGYLLKEAATALRVAMEEVLRPLGMTVTHYACLELLAQRPGLSNSDLARGAFVTRQSMNVLLQALERDGAVSRPPTAPVGRAIPAQLTAKGRAQLEEASAAVRAVELRMLNDLTPSERESAFRLLGQMTRSLRSTTDVA, encoded by the coding sequence ATGAGTCAAGTGGAACGCGGCGTGGACCTCGAAACATCGATGGGATACCTGCTCAAGGAGGCAGCGACCGCGCTCCGGGTTGCGATGGAAGAGGTGCTCCGCCCGCTGGGGATGACCGTCACCCACTACGCGTGCCTCGAACTTCTTGCTCAACGGCCCGGGTTGTCGAACTCGGATCTCGCTCGCGGGGCCTTCGTAACCCGCCAATCGATGAACGTGCTGCTGCAGGCGCTCGAGCGCGACGGAGCCGTGTCGCGGCCGCCGACTGCTCCCGTGGGGCGAGCGATCCCGGCACAGCTCACCGCCAAGGGTCGAGCGCAGCTGGAAGAGGCCAGCGCCGCGGTGCGCGCGGTCGAACTACGGATGCTGAACGACCTCACGCCATCCGAGCGAGAGAGTGCTTTCAGGTTGCTCGGTCAGATGACCCGCTCACTGCGGAGCACCACCGACGTCGCCTGA
- a CDS encoding AAA family ATPase: protein MKALLGRGSELDTLRSLFAAARNSAGGTLLVQGDAGVGKTTLLEAALEDVAGMRVMRITGFAAESSLAFSALQRLGRPLSSYTGSIPEAQQTALGVASGLAIGAPPQRALVGLASLSLLAAAGDDIPTICVVDDTHLLDRESLDVMGFVARRLSAEAVAVVFATRPDEEVSRALAGVPRLELAGLDAESGATLLRESVDGELDPSIVAEFVNLSGGNPLALRELGSEWTAEELTAAAIAHSPTPIGRQLEAHYTERVRSLPEHTRLWLLVAAAESTGDASVVRSAATALGLDDAASATAERAGLVSVHDSVRFRHPLVQASVYNSAADPDRRRVHGALRAETAARGQRELAAWHAAAASSGLSAEVSEELAAVADLVAARGGLGSRARLLARAAEIAPEPAASHQLLVSAAEAAIGSGAALLARQLLERVDTSQLDRIGRGRTLMVGALCALFLSDPVELRHGVVGLLEAADEFHDIAPELEQKPLLMALTFAHTSEQGTQGVTIDQVARRVREGAGVLDGHYAVALAATSSFILDDYATAAPRLRDAVTMLRELDDAALLEFSFYSVNPTVGLWDADAASELLRRTVRVGQQMGALREVDAALWVLSAVELSRVNPRLAGEYLAQADELRRALGYVEQQMVNSALLAWQGMPRATVEQISHGMREAGFGGIARMTIGALAINEIADGEYQRAFDRLSDLVANPQMQASFHHIPELIEAAVRSGNRDAARTAAQDLHRYAEVAGTPWVRGLDARCRALLATDADAETYFEESIAHLSAGSHRSDQARTRLLFGEWLRRVRRRTEARAQLTRALSIFEDVGADAFARRTRRELAAGGDPQRATPPLRGDLTAQEAEIARMAGHGATNAEIAAALFISANTVDYHLRKVFRKLDVTSRRQLAEHFPQTT, encoded by the coding sequence ATGAAGGCGCTTCTCGGCCGGGGCTCGGAGTTGGACACGCTTCGGTCCCTTTTTGCTGCCGCCCGGAACTCAGCCGGGGGCACCTTGCTGGTGCAGGGCGATGCCGGAGTGGGCAAGACGACGTTGCTCGAAGCAGCCCTTGAAGACGTCGCGGGCATGCGGGTGATGCGAATTACCGGCTTCGCGGCCGAGTCATCGCTGGCCTTCAGCGCGCTTCAACGGCTCGGTAGACCGCTCTCGTCCTACACGGGGAGTATCCCCGAGGCTCAGCAGACGGCGCTGGGGGTGGCTTCGGGGCTCGCGATAGGTGCGCCGCCGCAGCGCGCACTTGTCGGTCTCGCATCGCTGTCGCTCCTGGCCGCGGCAGGCGACGACATCCCGACGATCTGCGTCGTGGATGACACGCATCTCCTCGATCGCGAGTCGCTGGACGTGATGGGTTTCGTTGCGAGGCGATTGTCGGCGGAGGCGGTTGCCGTCGTTTTCGCCACGCGACCCGACGAGGAGGTCTCGCGGGCGTTGGCCGGAGTCCCTCGGCTGGAGTTGGCCGGCCTCGACGCCGAGTCGGGTGCGACTCTGCTGCGCGAGTCGGTGGATGGCGAGCTGGATCCGTCGATCGTCGCAGAGTTCGTGAATTTGTCTGGTGGAAACCCGCTGGCGCTTCGTGAGCTGGGGTCGGAGTGGACGGCGGAGGAGCTGACGGCCGCAGCGATCGCGCACTCACCGACTCCCATCGGGCGTCAGCTCGAGGCGCACTACACCGAGCGCGTGCGTTCGCTGCCGGAACACACACGGCTGTGGCTGCTCGTTGCCGCTGCAGAGTCCACGGGGGATGCATCCGTTGTCCGGTCCGCCGCGACCGCTCTGGGCCTGGACGATGCGGCATCCGCGACGGCCGAGCGGGCTGGACTGGTGTCAGTGCACGACTCGGTGCGGTTCCGGCATCCGTTGGTGCAAGCGTCCGTCTACAACAGCGCGGCGGATCCGGATCGTCGCCGCGTGCACGGCGCCTTACGAGCAGAGACTGCGGCTCGCGGGCAGCGGGAGCTGGCCGCCTGGCATGCCGCTGCAGCGAGCAGCGGACTGAGCGCGGAGGTCTCGGAAGAGCTCGCCGCCGTCGCCGACCTCGTCGCGGCGCGCGGTGGACTGGGATCGCGCGCTCGTCTGCTCGCTCGTGCCGCGGAGATCGCCCCCGAGCCTGCGGCGAGCCACCAGTTGCTCGTGTCGGCAGCGGAGGCGGCCATCGGATCGGGCGCCGCATTGCTCGCCCGCCAGCTGCTCGAGCGCGTCGACACGTCGCAGCTCGATCGTATCGGGCGCGGCCGGACGCTCATGGTCGGCGCACTGTGCGCCCTCTTTCTCTCCGACCCCGTCGAACTCCGGCACGGAGTCGTGGGTCTGCTCGAGGCCGCCGACGAGTTCCACGACATCGCGCCCGAACTCGAACAGAAGCCGCTCCTGATGGCGCTGACCTTCGCCCACACCAGCGAGCAGGGCACCCAAGGCGTGACGATCGACCAGGTCGCGCGACGCGTACGCGAGGGAGCCGGCGTTCTCGACGGCCACTACGCGGTCGCGCTGGCCGCCACGAGTTCATTCATCCTCGACGACTACGCCACCGCAGCCCCACGGCTGCGGGACGCGGTGACGATGTTGCGCGAGCTCGACGACGCGGCACTGCTCGAGTTCAGCTTTTACTCCGTCAATCCGACCGTCGGGTTGTGGGATGCCGATGCCGCATCGGAACTTCTCCGCCGAACAGTCCGCGTTGGGCAGCAGATGGGAGCCCTGCGCGAGGTCGATGCCGCACTGTGGGTGCTCAGCGCCGTCGAGCTGTCTCGCGTAAACCCGCGGCTGGCAGGTGAGTACCTTGCGCAGGCGGACGAACTCCGGCGCGCACTCGGCTATGTCGAGCAGCAGATGGTCAACTCCGCACTTCTGGCCTGGCAGGGGATGCCACGTGCCACGGTCGAGCAGATCTCACACGGGATGCGCGAAGCTGGCTTCGGGGGCATCGCCCGCATGACGATCGGGGCTCTCGCGATCAACGAGATCGCGGATGGCGAGTACCAGCGGGCCTTCGATCGCTTGTCCGACCTCGTCGCGAACCCGCAGATGCAAGCGTCGTTCCACCACATCCCGGAGCTGATCGAGGCCGCCGTCCGCAGCGGCAACCGCGACGCGGCTCGCACCGCCGCGCAAGACCTTCACCGGTACGCCGAGGTCGCCGGCACTCCGTGGGTGCGGGGGCTGGACGCGCGGTGCCGGGCCCTGTTGGCGACGGATGCCGACGCCGAGACGTACTTCGAGGAATCCATCGCCCATCTGAGTGCAGGCAGTCATCGCAGCGACCAGGCCCGCACCCGGCTTCTTTTCGGCGAGTGGCTGCGGCGAGTTCGCCGCCGCACCGAGGCGCGCGCGCAGCTCACTCGGGCGCTTTCGATCTTCGAAGACGTCGGAGCCGACGCTTTTGCTCGACGCACGAGGCGTGAGCTGGCGGCCGGGGGAGACCCGCAACGAGCGACGCCTCCGCTGCGGGGTGATCTCACCGCCCAGGAGGCGGAGATCGCGCGGATGGCCGGGCATGGCGCCACCAACGCGGAGATCGCGGCTGCCCTGTTCATCAGCGCCAACACCGTCGACTACCACCTGCGGAAAGTCTTCCGAAAGCTCGATGTGACGTCGCGTCGTCAGCTCGCCGAGCACTTTCCGCAGACCACGTAG
- a CDS encoding alpha/beta fold hydrolase has translation MPYVTTEDGTQIFYKDWGNEGSPVLLSHGWPLNSDAWEATALFLAQNGHRAIAHDRRGHGKSTQTWGGNEMDTYADDLACLINHLDLRDLTLVGHSTGGGEIVHYVGRHGTERVARVILVSAVPPLMVQSDDNPGGLPIDVFDGIRAGEAANRSQLYRDLADGPFFGNNRTGDVPQGTRDAFWLQGLASGTRNAYECIAAFSATDFRPDLAKIDVPTLVIHGDDDQIVPFPISGKLSAELVSGAELIVYEGGAHGLPDTDRERLNTDILTFITR, from the coding sequence ATGCCCTACGTCACGACCGAAGACGGCACCCAGATCTTCTACAAAGACTGGGGGAACGAAGGCTCGCCGGTCCTCCTCAGCCACGGCTGGCCGCTCAACTCGGATGCCTGGGAGGCGACAGCACTCTTTCTCGCCCAGAACGGGCACCGTGCGATCGCCCACGACCGCCGCGGGCACGGTAAATCGACCCAGACGTGGGGAGGCAACGAGATGGATACGTACGCCGACGATCTCGCCTGCCTGATCAACCACCTGGATCTCCGCGACCTCACCCTCGTCGGTCACTCGACAGGCGGGGGCGAGATCGTCCACTACGTCGGACGCCACGGCACGGAGCGCGTCGCTCGCGTCATCCTCGTGTCGGCGGTTCCGCCCCTCATGGTGCAGTCCGACGACAATCCCGGCGGGCTTCCGATCGACGTGTTCGACGGGATTCGTGCGGGCGAGGCCGCCAATCGGTCGCAGCTGTACCGCGACCTCGCCGACGGCCCGTTCTTCGGCAACAACCGCACGGGCGACGTGCCGCAGGGGACACGGGATGCCTTCTGGCTCCAGGGCCTCGCATCGGGAACCCGCAACGCCTACGAGTGCATCGCGGCATTCAGCGCGACCGACTTCCGGCCGGATCTCGCCAAGATCGACGTCCCCACGCTCGTCATCCACGGCGACGACGACCAGATCGTGCCGTTCCCGATCAGCGGCAAGCTCTCGGCCGAGCTCGTTTCCGGCGCCGAGCTCATCGTCTACGAGGGCGGCGCCCACGGCCTCCCCGACACTGACCGGGAGCGCCTCAACACCGACATCCTGACCTTCATCACCCGCTGA
- a CDS encoding alpha/beta hydrolase — protein sequence MSTTDKPDTIVLIHGLWVTPRSWEEWKARYEAKGYTVLTPAYPGFEIEVEALRENTDIIANLTVPETVDHLAGVIEALPKPPIIMGHSFGGIMTQLLLARGLGAAGAVIDSAPTEGVRITPLSQARSLFPALKNPANFHRAVGFTKEEWHYAFANTLSREESDASWERYAIAAPGNWVWAYGLLANFQPGHQETWVDYSVERAPLLFIGGSEDHIMPPAVNKSNAKHWAKSPSLTEYHEFEGRDHWTCGAPGWEAVADYALEWTVAHAQPVTDRTNA from the coding sequence ATGAGCACCACCGACAAGCCCGACACCATCGTCCTCATCCACGGCCTGTGGGTCACGCCCCGCAGCTGGGAGGAGTGGAAAGCCCGCTACGAAGCGAAGGGGTACACGGTTCTGACGCCGGCATATCCCGGCTTCGAGATCGAAGTCGAAGCGCTCCGCGAGAACACCGACATCATCGCGAACCTCACGGTTCCCGAGACCGTCGACCACCTCGCGGGCGTCATCGAGGCGCTTCCGAAGCCGCCGATCATCATGGGGCACAGCTTCGGCGGCATCATGACGCAGCTGCTCCTCGCCCGCGGACTCGGCGCTGCCGGAGCCGTCATCGACTCGGCGCCCACGGAGGGCGTCCGCATCACGCCGCTCTCGCAGGCGCGGTCGCTGTTCCCCGCCCTCAAGAACCCCGCCAACTTCCACAGGGCGGTCGGGTTCACGAAGGAGGAGTGGCACTACGCCTTCGCGAACACGCTGTCGCGCGAAGAATCGGATGCCTCGTGGGAACGCTACGCGATCGCCGCGCCCGGCAACTGGGTGTGGGCGTACGGGCTGCTGGCGAACTTCCAGCCCGGACACCAGGAGACGTGGGTCGACTACTCCGTCGAACGCGCTCCGCTGCTGTTCATCGGCGGGAGCGAGGACCACATCATGCCGCCGGCGGTCAACAAGTCGAACGCGAAGCACTGGGCGAAGTCGCCGAGCCTGACGGAGTACCACGAGTTCGAGGGCCGCGACCACTGGACCTGCGGGGCACCCGGGTGGGAGGCTGTCGCCGACTACGCCCTGGAGTGGACCGTCGCCCACGCGCAGCCCGTCACCGACCGAACGAACGCCTAG
- a CDS encoding MBL fold metallo-hydrolase codes for MRVTRVGGPTVFIALDGWRVLVDPTFDPPGRRYRFAFGTSSVKTLGPTVGADERGPFDVILLSHDHHSDNLDDAGRALLPGAEHIVTTMSGAARLGLPTVHGLAADDSVVLESAGREPLRITATPARHGPALTTRIVGDVIGFRIRRRCHLRDDVWVTGDTVLTRRLRRVAQHLNVDVAIVNAGGVRFGATGPLEYTMTGADAVALVSELEPVIAIPAHYDGWSHFRDGEAGMRAAIRDAPASVQARFRWLPDDGSAVDLTPELEAARSGREGTVR; via the coding sequence ATGCGCGTCACACGAGTCGGGGGTCCGACGGTCTTCATCGCGCTCGACGGATGGCGGGTCCTTGTCGATCCGACCTTCGATCCGCCGGGGCGCCGCTATCGCTTCGCGTTCGGCACATCGAGCGTCAAGACCCTCGGGCCCACGGTCGGAGCGGACGAGCGCGGCCCTTTCGACGTCATCCTGCTGAGCCACGATCACCACTCCGACAATCTCGACGACGCCGGCCGCGCGCTCCTCCCCGGAGCGGAGCATATCGTCACGACGATGAGCGGGGCCGCGCGCCTCGGATTGCCGACGGTTCACGGGCTCGCCGCCGACGACTCGGTCGTACTGGAGAGTGCGGGGCGCGAACCGCTCCGCATCACGGCCACGCCCGCCCGGCACGGCCCGGCCCTCACCACGCGGATCGTGGGCGACGTCATCGGCTTCCGCATCCGCCGACGATGCCACCTGCGCGACGACGTCTGGGTGACAGGCGACACCGTGCTGACGCGTCGCCTCCGTCGCGTCGCGCAGCACCTGAACGTCGACGTCGCGATCGTGAACGCCGGGGGAGTGCGGTTCGGCGCGACGGGTCCGCTCGAGTACACGATGACGGGTGCGGATGCCGTGGCCCTCGTCTCCGAGCTCGAGCCGGTCATCGCGATCCCGGCGCATTACGACGGCTGGTCGCACTTCCGCGACGGCGAGGCAGGGATGCGCGCGGCGATCCGTGACGCACCGGCATCCGTTCAGGCGCGGTTCCGGTGGCTTCCCGACGACGGATCGGCGGTGGATCTCACGCCGGAACTCGAGGCCGCCCGGAGCGGGCGCGAGGGCACCGTCCGCTGA